AAACGGCACAAAATGTAAAGAAGTTCCTTCCGGTTATGAAGTATTTGGCTTCGGAAGGCAGAGAGTTTTATTTTGTGACGCTTACCTTGCAAAATTGTGTAACCGATGATGCAAGGGTATTGCGAGATTTCATGCGTAGATGTAACCGGATGTGGGCTGATGGTATAAGGACGAAACACAAGTTTCGTTCACTTGGTATTTCGGGGGTGATTAAGAAGGAGTGTACCTATCATGTAGTAAAAAAGGATTTGTTTTCGTTCCATTATCATTTTCATATTATTGTTGATTCATTGGAAGCTGCAAAATATGTAGTAGCCCAATGGAAGAAATTGCATGGTAGTACGGTTGCTGATGCCCGTTTTCAGAAATATAAGAAGATAGAGGATTTTGAAAATGCAGCGATAGAGGTTTTTAAGTATGCTTCAAAGGCTTCTGTCTCAAAATCGAAAGGTCGTGACGGTAAAAAAAAGATTCAGATAAATTATAAGGCTTTGGATATGATTTATACTGCCATGCATGGGATGCAGCGCATGAGTAGTTTCGGACAGTTCCGCACCATGATCGGAGATGAAGCGTTGAATGATTTTAGAGATGAGGATTTGGTTCTTAATATTGAGGGATTGAATGTTGAAGATGGTTGTTATACTTGGTATATGTCTGTGAAAGATAAGGTGGCTGATTGGTATAATATGGAAACTGGGGAGGCATTGTGTTGTTATAAGGTCACCCGGAAGGATGAACTTTTGCAGGATATTTATTTAGATGAGGATATTTTTCCTAATAGTGGGTAGTTGTTAGTTTGTTGTATTGTTTTCTTGGTATGGTGTGAGTTCTATGTATTCTCTATTCATGAAAGGATCGCCAAATTTTCCACTTCTGTCATAGAAGGAAAATTTGTTTTTAGTTAGCTCGTCTATGTCCCAGTAATGTTCTCCACCAAAATAAATGGTACTGAAACTTGGATCACCGAATGACCATTGTCCGTAGATATTGGCTTCTTTTTTATTTCCTTGTTTGTCGATTTCTATATTTGTACGGGTATATGTTCCGTTTTTATTGAATTTGTATGTACCTTGCCAGACACTGCCGTTTTCGTCTGTTGTTTTTTTACCAGCCCATGTAATATCACAAATTAATGAGATTATGCTTTCTTCTCCATGGTTGTAGTATCCTTGTTTTTCAACACATCCGGTGTTTGAAATAAGAAAAAGTGATACTGTTGAAATAAGTAAAGAGATATGTATTATTCTATTCATAGTTAAATATTTAATATTCAATGCAAAA
The Bacteroides intestinalis DSM 17393 genome window above contains:
- a CDS encoding rep family protein translates to TAQNVKKFLPVMKYLASEGREFYFVTLTLQNCVTDDARVLRDFMRRCNRMWADGIRTKHKFRSLGISGVIKKECTYHVVKKDLFSFHYHFHIIVDSLEAAKYVVAQWKKLHGSTVADARFQKYKKIEDFENAAIEVFKYASKASVSKSKGRDGKKKIQINYKALDMIYTAMHGMQRMSSFGQFRTMIGDEALNDFRDEDLVLNIEGLNVEDGCYTWYMSVKDKVADWYNMETGEALCCYKVTRKDELLQDIYLDEDIFPNSG